In Candidatus Woesebacteria bacterium, one DNA window encodes the following:
- a CDS encoding Alanyl-tRNA synthetase produces MVSVDEIRKKYLDFFKKKGHKEISPAPLVLEGDPTTLFTSAGMQPLIPYLKGEKHPLGRRLCDSQPSLRLQDIEEVGDNRHTTFFEMLGNWSLGDYFKEEQLSWCLEFFTKELGIKKEKLWVSVFEGLKDKSGKEIVPRDETSYNIWLKLGIPKERIFFYGPQKNWWSRSGDPELMPEGEIGGPDSEVFYDFGKPQHSGCHPNCDCGRFLEIGNSVFIQYEKKNGKLVELPQKNVDFGGGLERIAMAVSSQNDIFKIGTLKDLVSKIEEVSAFHYGEEEKKDKSFRIVADHLRAAVNILAEGVYPANKLHGYVARRLIRKSVFHLYFLGVEKNNALSFIATSLKGQEKISKNWDFIDENLNFEEAKFKQIMEKGVRKLDKIISEGNKVDGKMAFDLYQNDGFPLELTLEFLGQRGINFDKKAEEVFRSEFEKHKELSRKTAARIFKGGLADHSFEVTKLHTATHLIHSALRKVLGEGVSQKGSNITSERLRFDFSFDRKLTDEEINKVEKMVNEVIKRGLPVFFEEKPLDEAISEGALHFFAERYGKTVKVYTVGDPEGEYFSKEVCGGPHVKNTKEIGRVKIIKQEKLGAGVIRIYAVAES; encoded by the coding sequence ATGGTAAGTGTTGATGAGATTAGGAAAAAATATCTTGATTTTTTCAAAAAGAAGGGGCATAAGGAAATAAGTCCTGCTCCTTTGGTTTTGGAAGGAGATCCGACTACTCTTTTTACTTCAGCCGGGATGCAGCCTTTGATACCTTACCTTAAGGGCGAAAAGCATCCTTTAGGGAGACGGCTTTGCGATTCCCAGCCTTCTTTAAGACTTCAGGATATAGAGGAGGTTGGAGATAATCGCCATACCACCTTTTTTGAAATGCTTGGAAATTGGAGTTTGGGTGATTATTTTAAGGAAGAACAGCTTTCATGGTGTCTTGAATTTTTTACCAAAGAGCTTGGAATTAAGAAAGAAAAACTTTGGGTTTCTGTCTTTGAGGGCTTGAAAGATAAGTCAGGAAAAGAAATAGTTCCTCGAGACGAAACTTCATACAATATCTGGCTTAAGTTGGGTATTCCCAAGGAAAGGATCTTCTTTTATGGGCCTCAAAAAAATTGGTGGAGTAGGTCTGGCGATCCTGAGCTTATGCCTGAGGGAGAAATTGGGGGACCTGATTCTGAAGTTTTTTATGATTTTGGGAAACCTCAACATTCAGGTTGCCATCCAAATTGCGATTGCGGTCGTTTTTTGGAGATAGGCAATTCTGTTTTTATCCAGTATGAGAAGAAAAATGGCAAGTTGGTTGAATTGCCTCAAAAAAATGTTGATTTTGGTGGTGGGCTTGAGAGAATTGCTATGGCAGTTTCTAGTCAGAACGATATTTTTAAAATAGGCACTCTCAAAGATCTGGTATCAAAGATAGAAGAAGTTTCAGCTTTTCATTATGGGGAGGAGGAGAAAAAGGATAAAAGTTTCAGAATTGTAGCCGATCACTTAAGGGCTGCTGTTAATATTCTTGCTGAAGGAGTTTATCCTGCCAATAAGCTTCATGGCTATGTGGCGCGTAGGCTTATTAGGAAATCAGTTTTCCATCTTTATTTCTTGGGTGTAGAGAAAAACAATGCCCTTTCTTTTATCGCTACCTCATTAAAGGGACAAGAGAAGATAAGTAAAAATTGGGATTTTATAGACGAAAACCTTAATTTTGAGGAGGCCAAATTCAAGCAAATTATGGAAAAGGGAGTAAGAAAGCTGGACAAGATTATTTCAGAAGGTAATAAGGTCGATGGCAAGATGGCTTTTGACCTTTATCAAAACGATGGCTTTCCGCTTGAGTTGACACTTGAGTTTTTGGGGCAAAGAGGAATTAATTTTGACAAGAAGGCAGAAGAGGTTTTTAGGTCTGAATTTGAAAAACATAAAGAGCTTTCAAGAAAAACAGCAGCAAGAATCTTTAAAGGCGGCCTTGCCGATCATTCTTTTGAAGTTACCAAATTACATACTGCAACACACCTAATTCATTCAGCTTTGCGCAAGGTGTTGGGAGAAGGCGTTTCTCAAAAAGGCTCAAATATAACTTCCGAGAGATTGCGCTTTGACTTTTCTTTTGATAGGAAGCTGACAGATGAAGAAATTAATAAAGTTGAAAAAATGGTAAATGAAGTTATCAAGAGGGGTTTACCTGTCTTTTTTGAAGAGAAGCCGCTTGATGAAGCAATATCAGAAGGCGCTCTTCATTTTTTTGCCGAGCGTTATGGCAAGACAGTTAAAGTTTATACAGTGGGCGATCCTGAAGGGGAATATTTTTCTAAGGAAGTTTGTGGTGGTCCTCATGTTAAAAACACCAAAGAGATTGGACGTGTTAAAATAATTAAGCAGGAAAAACTTGGAGCTGGTGTTATTAGAATTTATGCTGTTGCCGAAAGCTAG